From a single Lolium rigidum isolate FL_2022 chromosome 7, APGP_CSIRO_Lrig_0.1, whole genome shotgun sequence genomic region:
- the LOC124673180 gene encoding serine--tRNA ligase-like produces MLDINLFRIGRGGKKEDGTPDAVRESQRSRFASVDIVDEIINLDELWRKRQFDLDEIRKELNATSRDTGKLKTRNDEQKVQELMESTNQIKERLAATEAEVRGIKIMLDTKLMAIGNIVHESVPISDNEENNVVLRTWGERRMESNLMNHVDLCRKLDIVAFEEGVDVAGGRGYFLKGYGVLLNQALINFGLAFLQNRGFDLLHTPFFMRKETMSKCAQLAQFDEELYKVTGDGEEKYLIATSEQSMCAYHLGHRIHPDELPIRYAGYSTCFRKEAGSHGRDTAGIFRVHQFEKIEQFCITSPNGNDSWEMFEEMIKNSEDFYKEIGLAYQVVSIVSGALNDAASKKYDLEAWFPASNTYRELVSCSNCTDYQARRLGITYGQKLDEKSNNKFVHMLNSTLTATERTLCCILENYQKEGGVEVPKVLRAYMGGIEFLPFKQPKNKR; encoded by the exons ATGCTTGATATCAACCTCTTCCGCATCGGCCGTGGCGGTAAGAAAGAGGACGGCACTCCGGACGCCGTCCGCGAGTCGCAACGCAGTCGCTTTGCTTCCGTGGATATTGTCGACGAGATCATCAACCTAGACGAGCTGTGGCGCAAGA GGCAGTTCGATCTGGATGAAATCCGAAAGGAGCTCAACGCCACCAGCCGAGATACGGGCAAGCTGAAGACG AGAAATGACGAACAAAAAGTTCAGGAGCTGATGGAATCCACCAATCAGATAAAGGAGAGGTTGGCTGCTACAGAAGCTGAGGTGCGGGGCATCAAGATCATGCTTGACACCAAGCTTATGGCTATTGGCAATATTGTGCATGAATCTGTGCCCATCAGTGACAATGAG GAAAATAATGTTGTTTTAAGGACATGGGGAGAAAGGAGAATGGAGAGCAACTTGATGAATCATGTGGATCTTTGCAGGAAGCTTGATATTGTCGCTTTTGAGGAAG GTGTTGATGTGGCCGGTGGAAGGGGTTACTTTTTGAAGGGTTATGGTGTCCTCCTGAACCAGGCATTGATAAATTTTGGCCTAGCTTTCCTGCAAAATCGTGGCTTTGACCTACTGCACACTCCCTTTttcatgagaaaggaaacaatgagTAAATGTGCCCAATTAGCCCAATTCGACGAGGAGCTATACAAA GTAACAGGTGATGGGGAAGAAAAGTATCTTATAGCCACATCTGAACAATCTATGTGTGCTTATCATCTAGGCCATCGAATTCATCCAGATGAATTGCCAATTAG ATATGCTGGTTACTCCACCTGCTTCCGAAAAGAAGCTGGTTCACATGGAAGGGACACTGCTGGCATCTTCCGAGTGCATCAGTTTGAAAAGATTGAGCAATTCTGTATTACAAGCCCGAATGGCAACGATTCCTGGGAAATGTTTGAAGAGATGATTAAAAATTCAGAAGATTTCTACAAGGAG ATTGGTCTGGCATACCAGGTTGTTTCTATAGTATCTGGTGCTCTTAATGATGCTGCTTCTAAAAAGTATGATTTAGAAGCTTGGTTCCCGGCATCAAACACCTACAGAGAACTTGTGTCCTGTTCAAATTGTACAGACTATCAAGCAAGAAGGCTTGGGATTACCTATGGCCAGAAG CTTGATGAGAAGTCAAATAATAAATTTGTTCATATGTTGAACTCCACTTTGACTGCCACTGAGAGGACGCTCTGCTGTATTCTGGAGAACTACCAAAAGGAGGGGGGTGTTGAAGTGCCAAAAGTGCTGCGAGCATACATGGGAGGAATTGAGTTCCTTCCTTTCAAGCAACCTAAAAACAAGCGATAA
- the LOC124678879 gene encoding pyruvate decarboxylase 2-like yields MDTGIGAVDGPKAAPSGALACPATFAASSSHASSAEATMGRHLARRLVQVGVSDVFAVPGDFNLTLLDHLIAEPGLRLIGCCNELNAGYAADGYARAKGVGACAVTFTVGGLSVLNAIAGAYSENLPLICIVGGPNSNDYGTNRILHHTIGLPDFTQELRAFQTVTCYQAVVNNLDDAHEQIDKAISTALKESKPVYISVSCNLPGVSHPTFSRDPVPYFLSPRMSNQMGLEAAVEATVQFLDKSVKPVMVAGPKLRVAKAAAAFAELADASGYAVATMPSAKGMVAETLPRFLGTYWGAVSTAFCAEIVESADAYLFAGPIFNDYSSVGYSFLLKKEKAVIVQPDRVTVGNGPAFGCIMMKDFLSALAQRVTKNTTAYENYKRIFVPDGEPPESEPGEPLRVNVLFKHVQKMLTGDSAVIAETGDSWFNCQKLKLPDGCGYEFQMQYGSIGWSVGALLGYAQGSQDKRVIACIGDGSFQVTAQDVSTMLRCEQNSIIFLINNGGYTIEVEIHDGPYNVIKNWNYTGLVDAIHNGEGKCWTAKVTCEEELTAAIETATGEKQDCLCFIEVIAHKDDTSKELLEWGSRVSAANSRPPNPQ; encoded by the exons ATGGACACGGGCATCGGAGCCGTGGACGGGCCCAAGGCGGCGCCCAGCGGCGCATTGGCCTGCCCCGCCACCTTCGCCGCGTCGTCCTCTCACGCGTCCTCCGCCGAGGCCACCATGGGCCGCCACCTCGCGCGCCGCCTGGTGCAGGTGGGCGTGAGCGACGTGTTCGCCGTGCCGGGCGACTTCAACCTcaccctcctcgaccacctcatcGCCGAGCCCGGCCTCCGCCTCATCGGCTGCTGCAACGAGCTCAACGCCGGCTACGCCGCCGACGGGTACGCGCGCGCCAAGGGCGTCGGCGCATGCGCCGTCACCTTCACCGTCGGCGGGCTCAGCGTGCTCAACGCCATCGCCGGCGCGTACAGCGAGAACCTGCCGCTGATCTGCATTGTCGGAGGACCCAACTCCAACGACTACGGCACCAACCGCATCCTCCACCACACCATCGGCCTCCCGGACTTCACCCAGGAGCTCCGCGCCTTCCAGACCGTGACCTGCTACCAGGCCGTCGTCAACAACCTCGACGACGCGCACGAGCAGATCGACAAGGCCATCTCCACCGCGCTCAAGGAGAGCAAGCCGGTGTACATTAGCGTCAGCTGCAACCTCCCCGGCGTCTCCCACCCCACCTTCAGCCGCGACCCCGTCCCCTACTTCCTGTCCCCAAG GATGAGCAACCAGATGGGActcgaggcggcggtggaggccacCGTGCAGTTCCTGGACAAGTCGGTGAAGCCGGTGATGGTGGCCGGCCCGAAGCTGCGTGTGGCCAAGGCGGCCGCGGCGTTCGCGGAGCTGGCGGACGCGAGCGGGTACGCTGTGGCGACGATGCCGTCGGCCAAGGGGATGGTGGCCGAGACGCTGCCGCGCTTCCTCGGCACCTACTGGGGCGCGGTGAGCACGGCGTTCTGCGCCGAGATCGTCGAGTCGGCGGACGCCTACCTCTTCGCCGGCCCGATCTTCAACGACTACAGCTCCGTGGGGTACTCCTTCCTGCTCAAGAAGGAGAAGGCGGTGATCGTGCAGCCCGACCGTGTCACCGTCGGCAACGGCCCGGCCTTCGgctgcatcatgatgaaggacttcCTGTCTGCGCTGGCCCAGAGGgtgacgaagaacacgacggcctACGAGAACTACAAGAGGATCTTCGTGCCTGACGGCGAGCCGCCGGAGAGCGAGCCCGGGGAGCCGCTGCGCGTGAACGTGCTCTTCAAGCACGTCCAGAAGATGCTCACCGGCGACAGCGCCGTCATCGCCGAGACCGGCGACTCGTGGTTCAACTGCCAGAAGCTCAAGCTGCCCGACGGCTGCGG GTACGAGTTCCAGATGCAGTACGGGTCCATCGGGTGGTCGGTCGGAGCGCTGCTCGGGTACGCCCAGGGCTCCCAGGACAAGCGCGTCATCGCCTGCATCGGCGACGGCAGCTTCCAGGTGACTGCCCAGGACGTGTCCACGATGCTGCGCTGCGAGCAGAACAGCATCATCTTCCTCATCAACAATGGAGGGTACACCATTGAGGTGGAGATCCACGACGGGCCCTACAACGTCATCAAGAACTGGAACTACACTGGCCTCGTCGACGCCATCCACAACGGAGAGGGCAAGTGCTGGACAGCCAAG GTGACTTGTGAGGAGGAGCTGACGGCGGCGATAGAAACAGCGACGGGGGAGAAGCAGGACTGCCTCTGCTTCATCGAGGTGATCGCGCACAAGGACGACACCAGCAAGGAGCTCCTGGAATGGGGATCCAGGGTCAGCGCGGCCAACTCTAGGCCACCCAATCCACAGTGA